One genomic segment of Sanyastnella coralliicola includes these proteins:
- the creD gene encoding cell envelope integrity protein CreD — protein sequence MKTSRMLFKVLTVILLVIILLFPALLVQNLVNEREMLQQSARNEVSSQWGAQQTISGPFITIPCDKILQRTKMGDGRINVKKERFYLHIMPEELNMTGDIDPQQRNRGIYEAVVYSSKINIDGFFTAPNLGQVDTANTEIHYDQAVLNVGLSDLKGIDEQIELQWNKNTSRFEQGVRTQQIVNSGLQAAVNFDKAIAEQHFSFQLDLKGSERLFFVPVGKTSQLTLNSPWADPGFTGNFLPDERQVSDDGFTAKWKILHLNRHFPQQWKGGEFNFYGSSFGVDLLMPVDNYTKAHRVTRYAILFIACTFLVFFFVEVIKGIHVHPIQYLLVGISLVVFYVLLLSLSEYVLFNIAYIVSALMTLILIAFYTRAVLKSLRLAALTTGVLVVLYGFIFTIIQMEHYSLLIGSLGVFTVLAVVMGLSRGIDWYELSASPPESKQEEREQV from the coding sequence ATGAAAACTAGCCGCATGTTATTCAAGGTGTTAACAGTGATCCTTCTGGTCATTATACTCCTTTTCCCTGCCCTCCTCGTTCAGAATCTTGTGAACGAACGCGAAATGCTTCAGCAATCAGCGCGAAACGAAGTCTCTTCTCAATGGGGTGCGCAACAAACAATTTCTGGACCTTTCATCACCATCCCTTGTGACAAAATCCTCCAACGCACGAAAATGGGAGACGGACGCATTAATGTCAAAAAGGAACGCTTCTACCTTCACATCATGCCGGAAGAACTCAATATGACCGGTGACATCGACCCTCAACAACGAAACAGAGGGATTTACGAAGCCGTGGTTTACAGCAGCAAAATCAATATTGATGGTTTCTTCACTGCCCCGAATCTCGGTCAAGTAGACACCGCCAATACTGAAATCCACTATGATCAAGCGGTACTCAATGTAGGCCTATCTGATCTTAAAGGAATTGACGAACAAATTGAATTGCAGTGGAATAAAAACACCAGTAGATTCGAACAGGGGGTTCGTACCCAACAAATTGTGAACTCTGGTCTTCAAGCTGCAGTGAACTTCGACAAGGCTATCGCTGAGCAACATTTCAGTTTCCAACTTGACCTGAAAGGAAGCGAACGTCTGTTCTTTGTTCCAGTAGGAAAAACATCCCAACTGACGCTAAATAGCCCGTGGGCTGATCCAGGATTCACTGGGAATTTCTTACCGGATGAACGCCAAGTAAGTGACGATGGATTCACCGCCAAATGGAAGATTCTTCACCTGAATCGTCACTTCCCTCAGCAATGGAAAGGTGGTGAGTTTAACTTCTACGGAAGCAGTTTTGGGGTTGATCTATTAATGCCGGTAGACAACTACACAAAGGCGCACCGAGTGACGAGATACGCTATCCTCTTCATCGCTTGTACCTTCTTGGTGTTCTTCTTCGTGGAGGTCATCAAGGGCATCCACGTACACCCGATTCAATACCTCCTCGTTGGAATTTCTTTGGTGGTATTCTATGTGCTGCTCCTCTCCTTGAGTGAGTACGTACTCTTCAACATTGCATACATCGTGTCGGCGCTTATGACGCTGATCCTCATAGCCTTCTACACCCGAGCAGTTCTCAAGAGTTTGCGTTTGGCGGCGCTGACCACGGGCGTGTTGGTTGTGCTTTATGGTTTCATTTTCACCATCATTCAGATGGAGCACTACTCTCTCTTGATTGGTAGTCTGGGTGTCTTCACGGTGTTAGCTGTCGTCATGGGACTTTCCCGTGGAATCGACTGGTACGAACTTTCTGCTTCCCCTCCCGAAAGTAAGCAGGAAGAACGCGAGCAGGTTTAG
- a CDS encoding TonB-dependent receptor codes for MKHLIVIVALLLANSLFAQKGQIHGSIQSQGEPLPFAGVLWSTSSSGQQGLQTDAEGNFSIFDLPVDSIYLEFHSLGYKTKKRVVYIPSSESHVHLTETLEVDVIEFDQVVVTGTRTNKRQTETPVIVNIIDDIQLENVGACNLSDGLIFQPGLRVETDCQTCNYTQLRMNGLAGGYSQILINGRPIFSPLTSLYGMEQLPANMIERIEIVRGGGSALYGSSAIGGTVNVITKVPSANTFDISTRYSSINGEANDVMTMANGTILSNSGKSGVALYLNHRQREWYDHNGDNYSELPSLDLNAFGGSYFFLPTTNQKLEINFSSMVEQRYGGEMVDGPAHLAQQAEDRTHNVLMGNIDYQINSKDYNSSLIAYVAGQRTDRDHYTGILPDDEDELTAFLLNPPYGTSLTTTMQGGLQLNHRFRSFPLGENVITVGGEYLLDDVDDRIPSYNYLIDQQTKNFGAFVQSDWKVGEKVNLLAGARIDEHNLVDRAIISPRVSLMYTPKRYTQLRFAWGRGFRAPQAFDTDLHIAFAGGGISRVNLAPTLIEERSNSFTASFNYDRPRMNSIVGITLEAFYTELDDAFFLAPLGFDDFGARFEKQNGDGAIVQGITVEGRANYDGKVQAEVGFTLQQSEFDNPVDVIEGLEPTARFLRTPDAYGYGTFTFTPSNKWKTTVNLVHTGSMLIAHFAGAPEQEEDAYETSEVFTEIGIRSSYLFRVSESSGLEIFGGVRNITNAYQNDFDTGKNRDSNYVYGPAMPRTIFAGIRLRSL; via the coding sequence ATGAAGCACCTGATTGTCATCGTTGCGCTGTTATTAGCCAATTCGCTGTTTGCGCAAAAAGGCCAGATTCATGGTTCTATTCAATCTCAAGGAGAGCCACTACCTTTTGCAGGTGTGCTCTGGTCTACCTCATCTTCGGGACAACAAGGATTACAGACAGACGCGGAGGGCAATTTTTCCATCTTTGACCTTCCTGTTGATTCCATTTACCTGGAATTCCACAGCCTAGGTTACAAAACCAAGAAGCGCGTTGTATATATCCCTTCTTCGGAATCACATGTTCATCTCACCGAAACTCTTGAAGTGGATGTGATTGAATTTGACCAAGTCGTAGTCACCGGCACAAGAACCAATAAGAGGCAGACTGAAACACCGGTAATTGTCAATATCATAGATGATATTCAATTGGAGAACGTCGGGGCATGCAACTTATCGGACGGCTTAATCTTCCAACCAGGATTACGCGTAGAGACAGACTGTCAAACATGTAATTACACGCAACTCCGGATGAATGGTCTTGCGGGTGGTTATTCTCAAATCTTGATTAATGGACGACCAATTTTCAGTCCTTTAACTAGCCTATATGGCATGGAGCAACTTCCAGCTAATATGATCGAGCGTATCGAGATCGTGCGCGGAGGCGGAAGTGCTCTGTATGGGTCCAGTGCCATTGGTGGTACGGTCAATGTCATCACGAAAGTTCCAAGTGCTAATACTTTTGATATTTCCACTCGTTACAGCTCCATCAATGGTGAGGCCAATGATGTGATGACAATGGCCAATGGTACCATCCTGAGCAATTCGGGAAAGTCAGGGGTCGCCCTTTATCTCAACCACAGGCAAAGAGAATGGTATGACCATAACGGTGACAACTATTCTGAGCTACCCTCCCTCGACTTAAATGCGTTTGGAGGAAGCTACTTTTTTCTCCCTACAACCAATCAAAAGTTGGAAATCAACTTTAGCAGTATGGTTGAACAGAGATATGGTGGAGAAATGGTCGATGGACCGGCCCATCTAGCACAGCAAGCGGAAGACCGCACCCACAACGTATTGATGGGAAACATCGACTATCAGATTAATTCAAAAGACTACAATTCTTCGCTCATTGCTTACGTCGCCGGGCAACGGACCGATCGAGATCATTACACCGGCATTCTCCCCGATGACGAAGATGAATTGACTGCCTTTCTGCTCAACCCTCCTTACGGAACATCTTTGACAACGACTATGCAAGGTGGTCTGCAACTCAATCATCGCTTCCGGAGCTTTCCACTTGGCGAAAATGTGATTACAGTTGGAGGTGAATATTTACTAGACGATGTCGACGATAGAATTCCTAGCTACAATTATTTGATTGATCAGCAGACGAAGAACTTCGGAGCGTTTGTACAATCTGACTGGAAGGTGGGCGAAAAAGTAAACCTTCTAGCAGGTGCCCGGATTGACGAACACAATTTGGTAGACAGAGCGATTATCTCTCCAAGGGTCTCACTGATGTATACGCCCAAAAGATACACGCAGCTCCGGTTTGCCTGGGGTCGCGGCTTCAGAGCTCCTCAAGCCTTTGATACTGACCTTCATATTGCGTTTGCCGGAGGAGGTATTTCTCGCGTGAATTTGGCTCCAACCCTCATTGAAGAGCGGTCAAATAGTTTCACTGCTTCGTTCAATTACGATCGTCCAAGAATGAACTCCATCGTCGGAATCACCCTTGAAGCCTTCTATACGGAGCTCGACGACGCTTTCTTCCTTGCGCCTCTTGGGTTCGATGACTTTGGGGCTCGTTTCGAGAAGCAAAACGGTGATGGTGCTATAGTTCAGGGTATTACGGTAGAGGGACGAGCAAATTACGACGGCAAGGTTCAAGCCGAAGTTGGATTCACACTACAACAAAGCGAATTTGACAACCCTGTGGATGTCATTGAGGGGTTAGAACCAACGGCAAGATTTCTTAGAACTCCGGATGCGTACGGCTACGGTACTTTTACATTCACTCCATCAAACAAATGGAAGACAACGGTGAATCTCGTGCACACTGGCTCGATGTTAATTGCCCATTTTGCGGGAGCTCCTGAGCAAGAAGAAGACGCCTACGAGACATCCGAAGTGTTTACGGAAATAGGCATCAGAAGCTCCTACCTATTCCGCGTTAGCGAGAGCAGTGGACTAGAGATATTCGGAGGTGTACGAAATATTACCAACGCCTATCAAAACGATTTCGATACCGGAAAAAACCGTGACAGCAATTATGTTTACGGTCCTGCGATGCCACGTACCATATTCGCGGGAATTCGACTTAGATCTTTGTAA
- a CDS encoding phospholipase D-like domain-containing protein, which translates to MKKLLLIAFTLVSAVSFAQTDILDARTNYGIDDEVTVTGIVTNDASLGSVRYIQDATGGIALYPGFDWEGWDEPQLGDEVTVTGTISEFNGLLEVGPTLASVTINSSGNPLPAPMTITPDQLEEDLEGVLLTVEAATFDQGGTIISGNSTYNYQASGQQGVIYVRNGNYLVDELLPAGEVTIIGILSQFDPDGTGDGYQILPRSTDDLIPSSAINIASTVDQDNITTTSFTLEWLTDNAGDSKVEYGLSPDALDDEVYSADAVTDHSIDLSGLMPGTIYFCRVSSAAGEDNTESNVLAFATVSESSGDILAYFNHPVDNSVATDELALNIGADMNDTIAAYITRAEHTLDIAAYNINNDVIVDAINEAQSNGVQVRYIAHSGTANIGVDDFDAGIPVLFRPDDEGSGMHNKFLVMDADYTDLAFVLTGSTNLTTSNLVTDPNNLIIFQDQSLARAYTLEFNEMWGTDGPEPNAGNARFGGDKLVNTPEKFIIGGSDVELYFSPSDGTTRAIENAILTTEYDLEIATLSFTRNDLGEAVVEMGESIFINPIVVMEQVNNTGSEYETLVNAGITVYDHSAVTNQMHHKFAIVDHSQTLADPMVVTGSHNWSTSAETVNDENTVIVHDARIANLYHQAFQGIVNDFVSVEEIAATKLIAYPNPTEGVLTVKSSQPLNGGQITIVDLSGRTVLTAQSSQQMIQIDLSELPTGTYLLNYSDDTQMISTRFVKL; encoded by the coding sequence ATGAAAAAACTACTACTCATTGCGTTCACATTGGTGAGCGCTGTAAGCTTCGCACAGACAGACATCCTTGATGCACGTACTAACTACGGCATTGATGACGAGGTGACAGTAACTGGAATTGTAACGAACGACGCTAGTTTGGGTTCTGTGCGCTACATCCAAGATGCAACGGGTGGAATCGCACTTTACCCAGGATTCGATTGGGAAGGATGGGACGAACCACAACTCGGTGACGAAGTAACAGTAACAGGTACAATCAGTGAATTCAACGGACTTCTAGAAGTTGGTCCAACATTGGCGTCTGTAACTATTAACAGCAGCGGCAACCCACTACCAGCTCCAATGACGATCACTCCTGATCAGCTGGAAGAAGACCTAGAAGGTGTACTCCTAACGGTAGAGGCAGCTACCTTCGATCAAGGTGGAACAATCATCTCTGGAAACAGCACATACAATTACCAAGCTAGTGGACAACAAGGAGTGATCTACGTACGTAACGGGAACTACCTTGTAGACGAGCTTCTTCCTGCAGGTGAAGTAACGATCATCGGGATTCTATCTCAATTCGATCCAGATGGAACAGGAGATGGATACCAAATCCTTCCTCGTTCTACTGACGATTTGATCCCTTCGTCAGCAATCAATATTGCATCTACAGTTGATCAAGACAACATTACGACGACTTCGTTTACACTGGAGTGGTTGACTGACAATGCTGGTGACTCGAAAGTTGAGTACGGTTTGTCACCAGACGCCTTGGATGACGAAGTATACAGTGCAGACGCGGTTACAGATCACTCTATTGATCTATCAGGATTGATGCCTGGAACTATTTACTTCTGTCGTGTTTCATCTGCGGCTGGTGAAGACAATACTGAATCGAACGTGTTGGCTTTTGCAACCGTTTCTGAATCGAGCGGTGACATTCTCGCTTACTTCAACCACCCTGTTGACAACAGTGTAGCAACAGACGAACTCGCACTGAACATCGGTGCTGACATGAACGATACCATCGCTGCTTACATCACTCGAGCAGAGCACACACTTGACATCGCTGCATACAACATCAATAATGATGTCATCGTCGATGCCATCAATGAAGCACAGAGTAACGGAGTACAAGTACGTTACATCGCCCACAGTGGCACTGCGAACATCGGTGTAGATGATTTCGATGCTGGAATTCCAGTATTGTTCCGTCCGGATGACGAAGGTTCAGGTATGCACAACAAGTTCTTGGTGATGGATGCTGACTACACAGACCTTGCGTTTGTATTGACGGGATCTACCAACTTGACAACAAGCAACCTGGTTACAGATCCTAACAACCTGATCATTTTCCAAGATCAAAGTTTGGCTCGCGCATACACACTTGAGTTCAACGAGATGTGGGGAACCGACGGACCAGAGCCAAACGCAGGTAACGCTCGTTTCGGTGGAGATAAATTGGTGAATACACCAGAGAAATTCATCATCGGTGGTTCTGATGTAGAGCTGTACTTCAGTCCTTCTGACGGAACAACTCGTGCGATCGAAAACGCGATTCTAACTACAGAATACGACTTAGAGATCGCTACACTTTCGTTCACTCGTAACGACCTTGGCGAAGCAGTAGTTGAAATGGGAGAAAGCATCTTCATCAACCCAATCGTTGTGATGGAACAAGTGAACAATACTGGTTCAGAATACGAAACGCTTGTGAACGCTGGTATCACTGTATACGACCACTCAGCTGTTACAAATCAGATGCACCACAAGTTTGCTATCGTCGATCACTCTCAGACATTGGCTGACCCAATGGTTGTAACAGGTTCACACAACTGGTCTACTTCTGCCGAAACGGTAAATGACGAGAATACGGTCATCGTTCACGATGCGCGCATTGCGAACCTATACCACCAAGCATTCCAAGGAATCGTGAATGACTTCGTAAGCGTAGAAGAAATAGCCGCAACGAAATTGATCGCCTACCCGAACCCTACAGAAGGAGTATTAACAGTGAAGAGTTCTCAGCCATTGAATGGCGGACAGATCACCATTGTTGATCTTAGCGGACGTACAGTTTTGACTGCGCAGTCATCTCAGCAAATGATCCAAATTGACTTGAGTGAACTACCTACAGGTACTTACCTCTTGAACTACTCTGATGATACACAAATGATCAGCACACGATTTGTGAAGCTGTAA
- a CDS encoding carboxypeptidase-like regulatory domain-containing protein gives MRLFAILFVLLGGSLSLSAQTSKVTGTISDQSTHETLIQATVIFEPQNGDPIGVLTDFDGRYSTELAYGKYTMKVNYVGYASYIREVEINRPSKELNVDLKTIILKEATVTADLVDRETPVAFSDVKPIQIQEELASQPLPMILNSTPGVYATQEGSDDNGPSVTIRGFKQRNVSVMIDGIPVNDMENGGVFWNNWFGLDVVTQTMQVQRGLGASKLALPAIGGTINILTQGINNKRNTMVKAEGSTTDLYRVTLGHTSGRLDGGWGYTLAGSYQQNRGWIDQGGSRAWFYYVKLQKELGDHIISISAMGAPSENNRRSYQQRIATYDKEYARGLFTGTDAEYAQMQDYSVRYWTIKNDQLNLAEEEQAIADLNAEYGYDSVDDFELLMNQTDFIDTTNIIEKGPRYNVHWGMLATDANRENFQPKIERVNRYHKPLFSLRHSWNVSDKFFISNNLYASFGRGGGTSLSPGLGDGDFNAAGQVDFQRFYDAHTQPNIFGGPPSPQAGWILRKGFNNHYWYGLLSTFNYEIDNRWNLSGGIDLRDYQGEHYAEVHDLLGAEYWIDNNGDANTLPEERYEGDRIGYYYDSFVRWGGVFGLLEYKDRLWTAFLNVSGVYQGYNRVDYFAPQDVVVDDIVYYQQLSVQDAFVLNNDNGDFFVVDDDDANPLMGGTDSQWVVGGDTLNNATVVYHNGDGTRTSRSDWKWLPGYTVKMGGNYNLNEWNSAFMNVGHLNRTPVLQNVIGFDNQFVKNTANEIINSIELGYKYSKFPFTLNVNGYFTDWNNRPLDELLRVVIEDSQGVERILQANITSMSAVHMGVEVDGAYQINDMFTVEGFVSLGDWKWDSSEDELTLIDVETNRPFVDAEGEVVTVSYNAQGVSVGDAPQTMIGGAMKMQKKGFYVKPRFTWFARHFADFDPFSLNGENEGRQSWEIPAYGLLDLHAGYTFKVKDSQIDVRLSGFNLLNTLYIINAQNNDVFPFYLYRGQNGSYDDQLRYNFSESNFDASSASVYMGYGARGNLSIRVRF, from the coding sequence ATGCGTCTCTTTGCTATCCTATTCGTCCTATTAGGAGGAAGCTTGTCGCTAAGTGCTCAAACGTCTAAGGTTACGGGAACCATTTCCGACCAAAGCACGCACGAGACACTGATCCAGGCAACGGTCATCTTCGAACCACAAAACGGAGACCCGATTGGTGTATTGACTGACTTTGACGGTCGATACAGCACTGAACTTGCTTACGGAAAGTACACCATGAAGGTGAACTATGTTGGTTACGCTTCTTACATCCGAGAAGTGGAAATCAACCGACCAAGCAAAGAGCTTAATGTTGACTTGAAAACGATCATCTTGAAAGAGGCCACCGTTACTGCGGACCTCGTAGACCGGGAGACGCCGGTGGCCTTTTCAGATGTTAAACCGATACAGATCCAAGAGGAGTTGGCTTCACAGCCGCTCCCTATGATCTTGAATAGTACCCCTGGTGTCTATGCCACCCAGGAAGGTTCTGACGACAATGGTCCTTCGGTAACTATCCGTGGTTTCAAACAACGAAACGTATCAGTGATGATCGACGGAATCCCAGTGAACGACATGGAAAACGGAGGCGTTTTCTGGAATAATTGGTTCGGACTGGATGTCGTGACTCAAACAATGCAGGTGCAACGAGGTCTCGGTGCTTCGAAACTTGCGCTTCCCGCCATCGGCGGAACCATCAACATCCTTACTCAAGGAATTAACAACAAGCGCAACACTATGGTGAAAGCGGAAGGAAGCACCACCGACCTTTACCGCGTAACGCTTGGACACACCTCAGGACGCCTTGATGGCGGTTGGGGATATACTCTCGCTGGAAGTTACCAGCAGAACCGTGGTTGGATCGACCAAGGCGGATCTCGCGCTTGGTTCTACTACGTAAAACTTCAAAAAGAACTAGGAGATCACATCATCTCTATCTCTGCTATGGGAGCTCCCTCAGAGAACAATCGTCGTTCGTACCAACAACGAATTGCTACGTACGACAAAGAATACGCTCGTGGCCTCTTCACTGGTACAGATGCCGAATACGCTCAGATGCAAGATTACTCCGTGCGCTACTGGACCATCAAAAACGACCAGCTTAACCTAGCCGAAGAGGAACAAGCGATTGCAGATTTGAATGCTGAATACGGATATGATTCCGTAGATGACTTTGAACTCTTGATGAACCAGACGGATTTCATTGATACGACGAACATCATCGAAAAAGGACCACGCTACAACGTACACTGGGGTATGTTGGCAACCGATGCCAACCGCGAAAACTTCCAGCCTAAAATTGAGCGTGTGAACCGCTACCACAAGCCCCTATTCTCACTTCGTCACTCTTGGAACGTTTCAGACAAGTTCTTCATCTCGAATAACCTGTACGCTTCATTCGGACGAGGAGGAGGAACAAGCCTCAGCCCGGGATTGGGAGACGGTGATTTCAATGCTGCCGGACAAGTAGACTTCCAGCGTTTCTATGACGCCCATACCCAGCCGAACATCTTCGGAGGCCCACCAAGTCCGCAAGCGGGGTGGATTCTGCGAAAAGGATTCAACAACCATTATTGGTACGGATTGTTGAGCACCTTCAACTACGAAATTGACAATCGCTGGAATCTTTCAGGAGGAATTGACCTTCGAGATTACCAAGGCGAACACTACGCAGAGGTACATGACCTTCTCGGTGCAGAATACTGGATTGATAACAACGGTGATGCCAACACCTTACCAGAAGAACGCTACGAAGGAGATCGCATCGGTTACTACTACGATTCTTTCGTTCGTTGGGGAGGAGTTTTCGGACTTCTCGAATACAAAGACCGCCTATGGACAGCCTTCTTAAACGTAAGTGGTGTTTACCAAGGATATAACCGTGTAGATTATTTCGCCCCTCAAGATGTGGTGGTTGATGACATCGTATACTACCAGCAATTGAGCGTACAAGATGCGTTCGTATTGAATAACGACAATGGCGACTTCTTCGTCGTTGATGACGACGATGCAAACCCACTCATGGGTGGAACAGACAGCCAATGGGTTGTTGGAGGAGACACCCTGAATAATGCAACTGTTGTATACCACAACGGAGACGGCACACGAACTTCACGTTCGGATTGGAAGTGGCTTCCAGGCTACACCGTAAAGATGGGAGGTAACTACAACCTCAACGAGTGGAACAGTGCCTTTATGAACGTTGGTCACCTAAACCGTACACCAGTACTTCAGAACGTAATTGGATTCGATAACCAGTTCGTGAAAAACACGGCGAACGAGATTATCAATTCGATTGAACTTGGGTACAAATACAGCAAGTTCCCATTCACCTTGAACGTCAATGGTTACTTCACTGATTGGAACAACCGTCCATTGGATGAACTCCTTCGTGTGGTCATTGAAGACTCTCAAGGTGTAGAGCGAATTCTTCAGGCAAACATCACCTCGATGAGTGCTGTTCACATGGGCGTGGAAGTAGACGGAGCCTACCAGATCAATGATATGTTCACCGTAGAAGGGTTTGTTTCCCTTGGGGATTGGAAATGGGATAGTTCAGAAGATGAACTCACCCTGATCGATGTGGAAACGAATCGTCCGTTTGTTGATGCAGAAGGTGAAGTTGTTACAGTAAGCTACAATGCTCAAGGGGTCTCTGTTGGAGATGCCCCTCAAACGATGATTGGTGGAGCGATGAAGATGCAGAAGAAAGGCTTCTATGTGAAGCCTCGCTTCACTTGGTTCGCACGTCACTTTGCTGACTTCGACCCATTCAGCCTCAACGGCGAGAATGAAGGACGTCAAAGTTGGGAGATCCCAGCCTACGGCCTTCTTGACCTACACGCAGGATATACATTTAAGGTAAAGGATTCACAGATCGATGTTCGATTGAGTGGGTTCAACCTCTTGAATACATTGTACATTATCAATGCGCAGAATAACGATGTCTTCCCATTCTACCTCTACCGAGGACAAAATGGAAGCTACGATGACCAGCTGCGCTACAATTTCTCAGAAAGTAATTTTGACGCGTCTTCAGCGAGTGTTTATATGGGCTACGGAGCTCGTGGAAACCTGTCGATCCGCGTACGTTTCTAA
- a CDS encoding lamin tail domain-containing protein, producing the protein MKTIFTLAIALFVGQAAYAQGCTDLFISEYCEGSGNNKGFEIYNPTPNAIDLGPYVLERWSNGAQAASDETNLVGTIPAYGTWVVVNGQTEDVDLGGGQISPAVDPMMQQLADQLDNPYPAPTYMNGDDALVFVKDGSTVVDIFGKPGEDPGTAWTDNEEAGYTSDDGGAWLTANHTLRRKYDITAGVTVPPTAFYALAEWDSLPSNTWDGLGSHACACDPNSVAPIEIPVEFTLFPNPVTEGEFQINSNLNIEKIDIYDQNGRIVLSIVPEMNVMQQVITTDELEAGMYIVNTLLAGNRTFSQRVVVR; encoded by the coding sequence ATGAAAACAATCTTTACTCTTGCTATTGCACTATTTGTAGGACAAGCAGCTTACGCTCAAGGTTGCACGGACCTATTCATTTCAGAGTACTGTGAAGGCTCTGGTAACAACAAAGGATTTGAGATCTACAATCCTACACCAAACGCCATTGACCTAGGACCTTACGTTCTAGAGCGTTGGTCAAACGGAGCTCAAGCAGCTTCTGATGAAACAAACCTAGTAGGAACCATTCCTGCATACGGAACATGGGTTGTTGTAAACGGTCAAACCGAAGACGTTGATCTAGGTGGTGGACAGATTTCACCAGCGGTTGACCCAATGATGCAGCAGCTTGCTGATCAGTTGGATAACCCATACCCAGCACCAACATACATGAATGGTGATGACGCATTGGTATTCGTTAAAGACGGATCTACTGTAGTTGACATCTTCGGTAAGCCAGGAGAAGATCCAGGTACAGCATGGACTGACAACGAAGAAGCAGGATACACATCAGATGACGGTGGTGCTTGGCTTACTGCGAACCACACACTTCGTCGCAAGTACGACATCACTGCAGGTGTGACTGTTCCTCCAACAGCATTCTACGCTTTGGCTGAGTGGGATTCACTACCAAGCAACACTTGGGATGGACTAGGTTCTCACGCTTGTGCTTGTGATCCTAACAGCGTTGCTCCTATCGAGATCCCTGTTGAATTCACATTGTTCCCTAACCCAGTGACAGAAGGTGAATTCCAGATCAACTCAAACTTGAACATTGAAAAGATCGACATCTACGACCAGAACGGACGTATCGTTCTTTCAATCGTTCCAGAGATGAACGTTATGCAGCAAGTGATCACTACTGATGAACTTGAAGCAGGAATGTACATCGTAAACACGCTACTTGCAGGTAACCGTACCTTCTCACAGCGCGTTGTGGTACGCTAA